The Onychostoma macrolepis isolate SWU-2019 chromosome 20, ASM1243209v1, whole genome shotgun sequence nucleotide sequence TACTCTGGTCAGTGTGTTGTGGGCCTTTACCTTATAGTTCTCCCAGTTCCTGAAGAAGTTGACAGAGCCATCTTTCCTTCGCTGAAAAACGGTCCAGCCTCCGTTGTCTAATTTATGTTCGCACCAGGCCTGAATCAGTCTATCATTGCCCTCTGCCTTCAACAGATACATCCCACTGGTGCTGTGTCCCGCCTGCCGCACATGGAAACAGTCTCTGAATGGGCCTGAGGAAGTCAGCGAGAAAAGAAAACTGGGTTTCTCATTCCAGTATATCATATCTGGACCAATGCAGTGACATTGATAAGGACAGTTTGCATTCACAATGTGACTAGCACATAAATTAGTTCTGGATCTCTTgtacatttgcataattttgtACAGATATGAATTGTGTTTACCGTGTATCTGATTAAACTTGTGCAGCTCAAGCGAGTCGATTGGAATATTTGAAACTATTGTtctttttagatttttcttcaaaaatgctTGTCCTTTAATATATTTGGCCTTTCTGTCATATTGTCATACATCAGCAGTATTTTTCTCGTTTTTGTTatcaacaatataaaaaaaaaactgcatttttgtcAGTAATAACAAGATTAAAGGGTCTTCTGCCCAGAGTACAAGATCTCCCAGCACTCCAGATTTGGCTGAAAGATAAATACCCAGGTCTGTCCTGATGAAGTTACCATGCCCAGACACCAGCTCAAGCCTTGTGCGAGTCCCTCTTCCTTTGGTTATTTTCcgctcatttttctttttcctctttaCTTTGAGCTTAAGCTAAAATCATTATCAGTCATATAGGGGTGAGCCAGAGATGTagagaggaagaaagagagaTTCCCTTCTGCCAAAGGCCCTTTTGGGCGGTATGGTTGGTGTGTTGTATAAGAGGAGTTTTCCTGTGTTGAGAGGAAGTTCTTCAGTAGCTCTAGCTGTGCTGAAACAGCTGCGTTAACCAGCCAGGTCCCCGCGTGGCCCTGACCGCCTGTGCATGAATGACAGCCATTGAGCTTATACAGACAGGCATTGTGCCGGGAGGTTTCGAGCGGCAGACATCGGCAGAGTGAGCGTTTTCTCTGCTTCGGTCCAGGAGGACCCTCAAACAGAACTGCATCTTAGAGTCATCCAAGACTACTCTCTGAGCAGCTTCTGTTTTTTCAGTAATGATACATCTTCATTGACCAAAAAAAGTAGTACTGTACAACCCCAGAGGTTATAAGAGTGTTTTGCTTTGGTCAGCTGCGGTTGTACTTCTCCATGTACTGGGCGAAGTGGGCTACACTGAGCTGTCATTAGTGGTCAGTCGCGAGAGAATCGGACCCTATTGAGTTGCCTTTGCCGCATGAGAGGCTGGACTCTGGAGCTATTTACTTCAGGAACTTAGAGATTTTATCATAGTTTAAGTCTTGGGTTGAGACTGAAGATCTGCTGGATAAGCAGTGGAGATTGTTTATTATGAAGTGTGGTTAAGTAAGAGAGAAAGGGAATTGGAGAAAGCTACCAATGGAGGTTGTGTTTGGAGAGGTTGGTGGTTGTGATATTTATACGCCTACTCAAAGCTAAAGGCTGTTGTCCAACACCACCATCTCACACTCACACGTGTCCATTATTTGGCCTGCCAGGTGTGGGGTCTTACGAAGTGCAAGTGCTTCTCCTGACAAAGTCAAAATTGGAAAATTGTTTTCCATTGTGTTCATGCAGTTAGAGTAATGTAATgagtcagattttttttgtttttctgctgCGCTTGTGCCTTTGTAACTTTACACGTAATAAGCATGGTTCAACTCTCCCTCAAATTACAAaatttatgactttcttttaagTAATAGACTCACACATTTCCTTtccaatacacacacacacacacacacatcattcCCCTTCTGTATTTCATATGTAGTCCAGTGTGTGTGCAGTAAAGTTGTGTTTTATGGTATTGCCTTTTACTGACAGTTACATGCCTGTAAAACCTTTGTAGGAATGTGGTCTTGAAAGTGACTGCTTGAATGTGGACCTGAATACAGAAACTGAATTTGTCTCATTGTCTGTCTAACGATTTCATTGTCTGTCATAACAACTGCTTGCCCCATTTTTCTAGCGAATGTTTTGCCAGAACACATTATCGTGGAAACTGCTTTCAAGTTTAAATTTCTTGACAGAGGCAGTGGCAGTATCCTGCATGTGTATGAGAGGAGGAAAATGTTTTTGCTGGTTAAGTGTTTGAATAGGGTATCTTGTAGATTTTGTTGCATATTCTTGATTTTATGTGTAACGTCACTACTTACTGggcaaatacattttgatgcaTTTATGGAGAAGACAAACAGAAGCCCAGTTTAAGCTTAGACTAACAGTTCATCCACTTCACTCTTCTCTGACCCTCTTTAATCTACTTCAGATTTTTCCGGGAGGATTGTGTGGGTGCATGTTTTCACGTGTGCACTGAGGAATCCATGAgctcatattttgttttcatgggCTGCCAGAGAGGATTCTGCAGGAGCGGAATGGAGGATTCTGAGATTTGTCTCAGTAACTTATTGCATTACAACACTGTGCAGTCTGTTCTCGGCTGTGTGTTCATGCTTTAGAAGGATAAGGGCTCAGTGCCACTTTTAAAGGAAACACGTAGTGCCACCAGGGGAAATGCAACACCTTCAATGGCACTGCAGATGTACAGTGTtccatttgttattttagttttcagaaGTACCTCCTTCGCGGCCGCTATACACCCTTGATGGAAACTTTTGCAGAGCCCACAGTGATACTGGCCCCACAAAAGACTGCTGTTTAACAATCTATGAGGCATTATGTCACCAAGATGTGGACTAAGTGAATGGGAAGTGGGATCTGAACAAGACATGAGCCGTCAAATTTGCGCCCTCCACATAAGTTACTTCTCTACACATACTGGAGCATGTATAGTAACTGCTGGGTTGTTACTACAACATTTTGTGTTGCATGGTAGCATAGAGAGACCACATCTCCCCTGAAAGCCTGGCATTGTAACTCCCCTAAGATTGTTAATCCATAGAACTTGTCAATTGCAAAACGTTTCATTTATGTTCATGtggaatttctgtgatttaAGATTGTGGAAATCTACACACCAAACCTACACTTGTCAACTATACAGTCCCTGATCACTTACCATCTGAGGTAAGGGTGCCCTGTGGCGGTGGTGGGATTCCCAGTGGGTCGGGTGTTGGGGCATCCATTCGTGATCCTCTAGGAAAGGCTCTGTTGTTGTGGTCTCTCTGAATCTCATTGGTGAAGCGATTGTTGTTTGCTGGAATACTCTCTGGCACCACCTGCACCAGCGGCGGAACTGCGGGCAGATCTTGACGCCCATATCCACGAAGGCAACGATCCTCCAGGGCAGCGATGAGCACAGATTGGTTGTTAACTGTGCCAGCAAGGCCTGCGAAACGTAGCTCCAGCTCTTTGTAACGGGAGGCCAGTCTGAGCATCTCTGTGGTGACGTTCAGCACACGGTTCTCCAGTTGTGCCAGTTCCAGGGAGTTGTCCCTCTTGCGGATAATTTCGTGAAGCAACTGCATGTAGAGCTGTGTCACTCGGGAATTCATGTTACGAGACTCTTTGCGCAGAAGCTTCATCTCATTTACCAAGTTCCCGTCCACATCCGCCACTAGTTGCAGCATCTCAATCTCCCGCCGCTGCTTGGAAAGGACCTCCCGGACATCAGCAATGTCCATACGTGTTACCCGGTCTTTGTCTGGCTCGGGCCCGGTGGTAGAGGCGCAGATCGGACCTGTGATCCTCTGCTGGGGCACCAGGAAAGTGTAGGAGCACTTCTTGGAGTCATCGGCAGGTGCTCGTCGTTGTCGAGATTGCGTGAGTGCATTTCCTGATTGGCTCTTGCCAAACAAGCAGATGGAGAGGCAGAGCATGATGCCCATGCACCATGTTATGTCTCTCATGGTTGCTTCTGTTATCACCTCGCCTACTTtttgttaatttctttcttctgtttacCCTTCTCTTCCTCCACCTCCGCGAAGTGCTAAATCCAATGCTTCACCTACAAGGAGAAAGAAAAGCAGCTGTCAATCAGCAATCAGAGGGCCATTTAGACATCAACCAGCGCCACGGAATGAATTAACCTCAACAAGAATTTCCTGTTTACTAAGCCAAAGGGGCTGTGACAAAGAATCTACATTGCTGACAGCTACAAATGAGAACTGAGAAATATTgaaagaagggggaaaaaatgggCTTTTTTTGCCAAGCATGTTCTGGTATGACTCTACAGCAGACCTTTACCCAGCAGCTCATGTGGCAGAGTGGATGACCACAAGGGCTGTCATTGGTCAAGACAAGACCAGAATAGTGTCTTGTTTCCTTCAGTGTTTTAAACaagtcatcggatgcccattttccacaagttgatatgattctttagggtgttaatgaaaagtctataacatactttgggtaaaatttctcaatggtagtgtaaaaaaacaccttttttaccccgtcaaaatcagctctgtttttagcaagccattctagtccatgttgctttacatgttaatgagctctgctgaccccgcccctttCTTCCGTGAAGTgacgagcagtactgtttactttagcggcgaaactggctaactagcattttattaggaaatgcgatttgcaaagattcttctgtagatgaagctggatcacgaatgattcaccCAAACATAGACGTATTTAGGCAGATtgggatcggcgcattcccttcaaaacgaaagtaacttttaatattctgcatcttcagcagctcagatgtcgtCATTTAAAATACTATAATCATCTTTTATATGAATTGCTGTATGCTTCAGATACTTACTCTTTCATCTATGACAGAAGCTGGTTAAATTGATGCTGGAGTGgttggatttttatcattataggatggatgtgtacacacacttccaacacacatttatgttcaaacaacttgtaaagtgaattttgcctccaatgacccctttaatggaATTCTGCCATAAAGTATTAGCAGTTCAACATGGTGTACAACCTTTACCCTTGCTGTTCTCACAGACACCCTGCTGTGCTATTCGGTCTCGTCTCAGACACTTAAATCAAACACACATTGAATGCTTCACATCCTCCATTAACACATGCCCATATCCAGATGCTTCACATCCTTTGCTAAGTTTGTCACTCCTCTGATGTCATCACCATGGCATTTTATACACAAACCCATCTTTAGCATGGACTATAACCATTCTCCAACCCTTGTACCTCCTGCTCTGTAACTTACTACCCCCTTCACTGCCTCTCCAGGGTTCAAGGGATCAAATTCCTAGGTGCTCTAACATCCTGCTGTGTATCCCACTCTACAGGGTTCAATATTTAACAATCTCCCACTCGGAGTACCCCAGCATGTCTTCAGTATTTGGCTTAGCAGCACTCTCCGGGAGTTGCGTTAGGCTCCTCTAATCCCAATATCACCTTTCCATCCATGCTGAGCTCTGCTTTTCATCAATACCTAGATGTGCTCTCTCAGGTCCCCCTCCCTGTTTATACAGACACATTTTTCAGTCAGCAATTCTGCCATCTGTGCTGCGAGACCAAAGATGTGTCTGCAGATCCAGTACAGTTGTACTTACACAAATATAGTGTATAACAAAGGTGAAACTGTCTCTCCGCGTCACACCATATTGCCTCTATAAGAATGTGTTGCTGACATTTTAATTTGGTAGagagttaaaaaaaagagtGTTACTCTGAACCATAAGTACCACATTTGAAATTGAGTTTGTATTTGGCTCTCCTCCACAGTTCCTTAATGTTCTAACTTCATATTTGTTTTCTTGAAGGTCCTACTGTCTGATTCTAACTGGATGTAGTCAGTAATCTAAAGCTAACCTGAAGTGCTTAGGGGTAGGTTTAAAAAACGTCTGACTCTTTCTTTCAAAGCGTAAAGTGAAATGAAAAAGCCACAGTCAAGCACAGCCTAGCCGGGGCTGAACTAATCATACATGGTGGAGCAATTTGACACTGCAGGCTACAGACTTTGAGAAGTAAGCTGTGTGGAGTGAAGAGATTAGAAAGTGAGAAGAGAGTAAGACAAGGTTTTAAGGAAAATCTGGGCTATGGTGCTGAAAGTGGGTCACATACATAATTGTCCTTCTGGCTGGTCTACCAAACAAGACACCTGGCCTTGAACCTGACTTCATGGGAAAAGAAGATCTTGTGCAGTCCAGAAACATGCTgatttgtcttcatttgtgtcTGCCTCTATTTTCATcactttctctcgctctctctttcagGGACCTGACTTACTCAACCTAATTATCTTTAGCTATCAACAGACACTAAGTCAACTGGATTCCCTCCTGTCATTTTTCACAATCACACaggaaaaacaattcaaaatattttggcTTTTGCGTAGTAATGGGCAGCTAACATATCCAGAACAGATGTGGGAATGTTGGTCCACGCCAAAACAGAACGGTTCAGGACGCAGTGGTTCGGAATGCTAACCTGAGGGATTGAGAGGAAAACTCTTACCTTCTAATTTGCTTATTTTTCTCTCCCTCCTTTCAGCGATAAAATGGACGGCTGCGTTTGTCTCCATTACACAGTCTCTCAACATTTCACCATCACTATCGAATAGTAATAGACAGCTAAGGTATGCGTTTGCTCATGGATACATACAAGATGAGAACTATTGTACCGCAACTCATGAGAAACAAACTCTGTTTTTCTTTAACAACATTTTGTGGTTCAAAAACCAGTTTTCAGTTCCTgtagctcagctggtagagcgCTGCACTGccaatgccaaggtcatgggttcgattcccaggaaaCACACAATCtgtgtatattttaaagtgtatattTGAATATCACTTTGGATAAAGTAAGAGtctgccaaatgaataaatgtaaatattaacattttgtcagcTGTTATAACAATATCCAGTATCATTGGTTTGCTTCTCTTCTGAGCTGTCAGAATTAACCCAAGGTCTCACACTCTTCACTGGCACTCACACTGGAGTTGTCAGTAAGCTGGGACAATCAGTTAGCTAGCAAGCTTAGGTTAATGTAACTAGGTTTTAAATGTGGCTTTTGTCAACTTTGGTCTTGTTGTGGCTGAGGCCTAGTACCACCACTGCTCTATGGTGATCCCAGAGGCTCCTTATCCTTTCCCCACCCATCTGAGTCATACATCTCCACACTCTATACAGTCAACCCACTGTTCCCGTGATTCATTTCATCATCCTCTGTAGCTTTGATGTGCTGTATGGACAGCTGTGACCCTCTACTGTTCCAGCCAATTGGCTCTTCACGTGATGTTAGAAACCATAATTCACAGAGCTTCCAGAACGGCCTCCAGACTGTTCTGATACCCTTGGGTTCCTCGGGTGTTTTACGAAGTCAGTATCACTGTTATGATGTCACCGACCAGTGTAGCACATGAACATTAAATTCGCTTTCTTGTTTTCATTGGGTTTGACTATGCTAACATCAGTCATGGTGGCTGTCAAAGGCTAAATCCCAGCAGTTCCTCTGCATTAGGCGGAATTTAGAAGCTGTTCAATGAACATCATCTGTTTAAAAATGCGAAGCGCATAAGTTATCAGTGGAAAGATCTTGATGTgctttaaaagtttaacaacTTATAACTTAACATAGTCTTAAAAACAGTGCTCATGCGCAAGACACTGAAAAAGAAGCAAGA carries:
- the angptl1a gene encoding angiopoietin-related protein 1a — its product is MRDITWCMGIMLCLSICLFGKSQSGNALTQSRQRRAPADDSKKCSYTFLVPQQRITGPICASTTGPEPDKDRVTRMDIADVREVLSKQRREIEMLQLVADVDGNLVNEMKLLRKESRNMNSRVTQLYMQLLHEIIRKRDNSLELAQLENRVLNVTTEMLRLASRYKELELRFAGLAGTVNNQSVLIAALEDRCLRGYGRQDLPAVPPLVQVVPESIPANNNRFTNEIQRDHNNRAFPRGSRMDAPTPDPLGIPPPPQGTLTSDGPFRDCFHVRQAGHSTSGMYLLKAEGNDRLIQAWCEHKLDNGGWTVFQRRKDGSVNFFRNWENYKKGFGNIDGEHWLGLENIYNLAKQGDYKLLVELEDWVGKKVYAEYSSFHLESESEAFRLRLGTYQGNAGDSLTSHNGKPFTTLDRDKDAFTGNCAHFHKGGWWYNACGQTNLNGVWYSGGVYRSKFQDGIFWAEYGGGFYSLKSVRMMIRPID